The segment AGACATGGGGCAGGCGTGCAGGCGGCTGGGCGCTGGTCTGAAATCGCAAATCAATCGCAGCACAAATCGAACGAATACATACACACGCAATGAGAGCAGAATGAGAAAAGAACGCGAGAGCGAAACAATCGGCGCGCGTATACATGGGAATTGGGAGATAAAGCAGCGAataaagcaagcaagcagcaGGCAGGCTGTGTGCTCGCTTGTGAGTGTGTATCGCTCGctcgtttttcttttctctctctctctcacacacacactcacacacatacaAAAAGCGGCCGAGCAGCCACATGTGTGCGCCGCTATTGACGAGCGCTTTCTCACTTCCCTTTATTCTCTCTCCCCATCATCCGTCGGCGGGGCCCACATGCACGAGGGGCGCGACCCGCACGCCAAACGACGCACGAGCGAACGGCCCCCGACGCCGGGGGCCCGCCGGAGGCCCCCGTCGGCCGGCGAAAGGGGAGTATAGAGCGCACAAAGGCCGGCAGGGCGCAACCCCCTAAGATATAGACACCCGAGGGCAGAAGCAGCCCCGCCTATGCGAGCCGGGGCCCTGCGAGGGCCCCGGCCGCCGCCCCAGTCATACTTACGACGGCCTCTCGGGGCCCGGAGCACTGCGGCCGGCGGGTGCGACGACGGAGAGCGGCTGAAAGACGTCGAGCCGCCGAGAAAATCGTTAATTCTGCCTAAAATGGAGGGCTCGCTGCTGTGTAATCGTGACGTTGCGTTAGGAAGTACTCGAACAGGGAGGCGCATTGGCACCATGGCCGGAAGCTTCGGATTCTGCGcggccaaattttaaatagtatgTGCAGCAGCGTTCCACTTGCGCGCCACGCTCGGCCGCCGTCGGCGCCCGCTCCTCCACCGACGGGGGTCGTTCAACCGCGCGCACTCGTGCGAATTTCGCCGAACAAACTCTAGTCGATTCAAAAATGCCGGTCACAAAAGCCGATATTAAAGATTCCGAATAATTCTAAAGGAAAAtatcctgaaattttgaaactctgAAAACGAATTTTCAGGCCAGGAACAGGAGGAGCTGTTCTGTTCCTTGCGACTTTGAGCCTGAATTTTTCGCAATTAGGCAAACCGGAGTGCACGCCTCTCGAGGGGGTTGCCTGATTTTGCGTTTCCAAGGAGCAACCGGTTTGCTctgcactcacacacacgccgTCGGCTGCTCCTTAACTAATTCTCCTGTGCACACGGCACACGTGTCGCATTCTGATTACTGCTCTTTCTCGCGTTTGCTCTCGGCGCGCTAGCAAAAGGAATAATAGGAcgggtgaaaataaaaatggacggacgctgttttaaaaatttagcactGGATGCGAGTGCTAAGCCAGAAACTCTTGTCGtggataataatttatagacTGCGCCAAAAGCAGTAAAaacaagcacacacacacatacgttCATGCACGCGTTTCTACTTTTGTTTCGTCCGCTTATTGCTTTCGGCTAGGGACCTGGGCGAAAAAATGCAGACGTTTGCGAAACACGGAAGCTTGGCCTGCATGAGTAATTGGTtatgattcaaaatttatgctcTCGTACGTGGCCAGtatatttttgtgataaataaTATGGCAATAATTCACTAAGCTctttgaggaaatttttaaacctctcGCGCTTTCATTTTGATATCGTAAATGAGTATAATAGGCATCCGTGAAGCGGTTGCGCGCATTTTTATAGTCACAGCGCGCAGTGGGAGCCTCAATTCCATTTCATCAGCAGTAAATTGAAGGAAGGAAACAATGAAGGCAAGGGGAAGTGATAAAATGGTCTTTCCTGCTCGCGAGCGCACATTCTAAAAGCTAAGAAGGCTTCTCGTCCGTTTTGTCCAAGCCGTCAAATCCAAATACGTACCAAAATACACATCAACCTCTTTTTTCCAATTGCTTTCACTGAGAGCAATTCTCCTCGTTTTTGCTAAATAATCGTGGCGTCCTGCTCTTTCTCAGATTTCATCTGGTAATACAATCCTGTCAGCCCTCGAGACATTTCCAATTTGTTTGTCAAAcctagaaatttttcaatgcgttgagaaatataatttttaacaggcTTATTAATTTACTCCTAAGAAAACATTTATGACCGGCGTGCACTGCATTATTTAACAGGAAACTATATGGGCGTGCCTGAgcgctgataaaaatttaagtataaatttttaatatctatgAACACGTATTAGGGCTGTTAATACTTTtagtaaaatgatttttcctaaTCAACTCTactttttactgaattttgaaaatactcCACACAGTTTAgatctttttaaaaccaaGCTACTACAATCTCGTTTTTGTTCAAATACTTCTAACTATATATTTCCTCAGCTGCACTACACTATGGCTTgagtatattattttactttgcaCGCTCTGTTGGGCGTGGAGATAAGGGAGTCTGTTGGATTTCTTTCAGcttgcaatttatttgcagatgCTGTTCGAGATACCTTATCAGGAGAGcggaaacatattttatttgctacaGATCAAGATGAGGGAGagagtagagagagagagagagagagagagagagagagagagagatagtgagagagagagaaaaagcaacGTACTTTACACAGGCTTGACCGTCTCCGGGTCTCCGGCTCGGTTGTTGCAACAAGTATACAAAACGtgagagaaaaatgaagaGTTGGCTTAGCTGGATGGGGAGCAAGTTCTACGAGTCTAGCTAGcgagcaaaaaaatcgatggGTGCCGCATGCAGGGCGCAGAGACCAACCAACGTTTACTTACATATCTGCGGCCAATTTTCGCACTCTCCGAAATTAGCTTTTCGCAAAGCCTGCCATTTTTACTctgtctctctcgctctttcgGTCTGAAATTTGCTCCGCTCTCAGTGTCTCTCTCAATATCTCGCTCGttctctcagtcagtcagcagtaagtgtgagtgtgtgctcCCTCTTTCTCAGcgcaaaatcaatttggccTTTGTCTGCTCCGGTTGCCTCCTGCGGGTAGTGTCGCTGCTGCCTGTGTCATTTTGCTCCGCTCCCGAGATGAGCATGCCCCTTTTATAGACCCGGCAGCCGTTGCCATGGAGACTCGCGCATGACCCTCCATCTCGGGCTGAATATCGTTCTCCTGTGTATATAGCACCGTTTGCTGGAGGGATGCTAATGCCCTAAACCGTGGGTGGGTcggtgtatgtgtgtgtgtgatataCCTATTGGACTCTCGCGCGCGCTTGCCGAGCTGCACGAAGAGAGAGTATGGAGCGCGGACGGTGTTTTGCCATTACTCTTTCCTAGCAGCTTTCAGGCCTCGCTTGtatagctgctgctgcttcttcaaTTCAATCAAGAGAGAGCTCGCAAATTAATATGTTTGCCTCCCTCAAACTTAACCGTTATTTAGCCTACCCAGCTGTCTCATTTTCTGTAAAGATAGTCCAGGCgctagttttatttgaataaaaatatccagtttgaggttttaaatatttatttgtttgtgcGTTTTAATCAACAACAGGCTCTTTATAGAGAgagcaaaaacacaaaaagctcGGCTCACTGAAGAATTGGCCAGcataaactattaaaaaaggGCAGAAAATAAAGTTGAACGATcgatagaaaatattttacacaagCTTATTTACAGAAAACTGCTGTttgcatgaaataatttttcgttacaattttaaattcatgaataggtaagcaatatttttcaattccaaaACACAATGTTTATTTATCACTTATAATTTGTGTAGTTACAACAGAATCACGTTAAAATGCTCGCAATTGTTATTGTTATGGCAAATATCTAAAAGAGCATCATATATTACACTTTAGCTTTAAATCTGATGTAGACCAGTTGTAAGCAAGCGATTTAATATAAATCCCTTGTTTGgtaacaaattttatgttactattgatgataaaaatttgcgtTAATTGGCAGCTATTAATTGTGAATTGCGAGAGATGAACCACAGGtcttaattttcacttttttgaGTCTGTAAGTTATTTTATATAGATAAATTCGTACTACCGTTAACTTTTAGTTAAATAAAGGAGAGATTAAATGGAATATATCCGCCCACATGTCTTTTACTGCCTCTTCTACCAAGTATTGATTATTTCAACCAATGTTCTCTCGCTGTAAACACTCGTGTAGAACTTCGTGATCAATAATTTAGCTACAACTCTCTTATTCCTGCAGCATCAATTGTTTTGTACGCTGAATCAAGACGAAGATTTCATTTCCAGGATCGGTTGTAATGAAACACAGATGTAGGATCTTTTTAAGAATAGCGCAATACAGTTCATTGATTGGCATTCGTAGCAAATAAAGAAGCATCATAGTTTCATTCATTGTATaagttgttgaaaattttagttgcCTTGATAcaagaatatattatttaataaccGTAAAGCTTACAATAATATAAATACTGTGAAGATTATCATCTCAGGAATAATAAAGCAGtgctaaaattgcttttcgctCACATGACTTGatccaataatttaaattcttaaacatgaaaatgctgaataagttttaaaaagaattggattattattattatgcaagGATAACAGTAAACCGCACTTCCCCCAACCACAACAGCATCAATCTATTTTTACATCTCAATATGCATCAAATGTATAAAATTGCAGCAAGTCTTTCAAGATAAGAATGGGTTGGGCACACTGCTCGCGGGAGCCGGCTTGGGGAAGCTGGACACTGGAGCCCACGGGTCGTTCATTTGGCCAGACTGCTGCATCATCTGGTTCATGCTTGGCTTAGGCTGCGTTGCTGGCGATACTGCCGCAAATGGGTTCACTGGGGCAGCTGCAATCGGATTGTAATTAGCTAGAAGAGCTAGAAGTAAGCAGAAAAACAACGCATCCATTAGTTAGTGCAAAACGGAAAATAAGAGGACACCACAAACACACAATCCAAAATTATATCACGAGATCCTGCTTTTGCTATAGATTTTATCAtagtttcaaagcaaaatagAAATGGTGCAAATTAGTCCATGCTTTTAACTGTCAAtcccattaaaaaaataaatcaatttaaaacttcaaaagttattttaagaGTCTTAAAAAGAGGTATTATGTATGCATGCctgtaaattttaagtgaaCGGAAGAATGACCAACCAATTCATGCATAAAATTTGCGCCTAGATTCAGGTATTCTTTGATTGCACAAGTTTAGAATTGTTAGTAATTTTCAAGCCACCtttataaaaaagcagcaatttaTTTACCTTGGTTGGATTGCTTTGCTGGGACCAAATTGTCCAAATTAACAAGTGCAAAGTTTTCACCCAAAAATGATTTGGGAAGATTTGAACTCGTCGATGGGCCTGATGTCGTTGATGTACTGTTTGGCAGAGCATCGATAAGATTTTGCACTTGGAAAGGATCAGCTTTAACAGGAGCGAGATCAATTTTATATGTTGTGCACCATTGGAAGTATGAAGCATTCATTACCATTATTGTTCTTAAGCATATCAAAACTAGTGTCGTTATTGCTTAAGAATTGGTTGGAAGGTGAGGGCGACCACGGATTTGCATTCGAGATGGCCGGTTGCCAGGCGTCTAGTGTGGGCCCTGTGTACACAGTGATAAGTAACGCTAGCGACTCAgtaaaactgcaaaatatttaccacTTGTGTTCCATGGGTCATTGCTCGGAGGTGGCGAAGACACAGCCCAAGGATCAGACttctgttaaataaaataagtaaacGGTTAGAGTTGTGAAATAGCATCACAAtgtatttacacaaaaatttgtaacaacCGTGGACACAGCAaggttgcaatttttgtgttaaattatttcaaaatggaaaaaaatattaactgagACAGTATAAAATCGTCACTTCCcccaattttattaattctacTCAATTATTAACCTTGCGCTTGCAAGGAATGCATgcaaagcaattattttattatatttcaaaatatattgtgaTTCTAGATAAGCTTTGCTGTGCGTAAACATAATCATCCCCATGTTTCGAGAGTTTATAATCTTTTTGGCAGAACCAATCATCAAATGAGAGAGTAACTCCAATGATACAAAGATGTGTTAAACAgcgtcaattaaaaaagatgatGGGGATGTTACATATTTGGCAAAGTTGATGCAATATTAAGTTAATGTTGAAGCCATCctctttattttgaaattgatttatttttaacgttgttttttttttaactaatccAACtgtcttaataaatttatattttgtgaaCTTTAGCAAGAGCATACTGAAGAAgtaagaacaaatttttataaattacatcCTTCAGATTGGAAACTCAATGATAACGAAGTTTTCTTTAAGTAAGCGACCACAGCACAGGGTTCCAATATCATCACAATTGAAGTATCTAAGAGAATATATGAAAGACCCAGACTTTCAAAGGGTTACATTCATTTGCTGTACAGGTATTTTCACGAGGCATGAAAGTTTACaccaaaaatgtttcaaaaacaaaaaacaacgTTACAGctcacaaattaattattattgttattaatttgaagctGCTGACTAAAAATAGTGAGCATTTGTAGCAGTATACTTAGAGCGTAGAAATAATGCTGTGCACGCTTTTGACTAATAAATTAGTGaaagatgccaatgaaggtaGAAGCACTCAAGTTATTCATAATTatcagaagaaattaaatgtagCTTCCTTGGTGAGAAGCgaactttttatttctacaGCTAAGTCTTGCTCTACTTGTTTTGCAGCTAGTAGTTGCAGCACTAATTCAAGAACGTCCTCTGTTATCCTCAGCTCACAGACGGGACAGGAAGCTCGTGAATTAGAGCTGCAACCAGTAGCCGAAACTAGCAGAGCAGGACATttctgtagaaaaataaattttctgtggATAAATCTTGGTGCAGTTTTGAGgaaactgcatttaatttcttctgaagATAAATTAAGCACTCACACAGATTGAAATAGTATCATCTTACCTGTGAAGGCTTATTCGCGGAATCAAAGTTTAAGTCAAAAGCATCAGCAACAGGTTCTGGGCTGATGTCTAACAAGTCCAGCATATGACTCTGAGGCGTTGGAGAGCTAaacagagaaagaaaaataattaatttagcttaAATATGTAGAGCAGACTTCAAACCTCGGAGACGTTGGCCAGGCACTAGCGGAAGCTTGTGCTTGAGGCTGCTTGCACTCCTCTTGGCTTTGAGATAAAGCCAGTTGGAGCCGAACGTCATCACTGCGCTTCCGCGCTTCCTCC is part of the Cloeon dipterum chromosome 1, ieCloDipt1.1, whole genome shotgun sequence genome and harbors:
- the lqf gene encoding epsin-2 isoform X5, with amino-acid sequence MGSKKADIQVNVAGIRRTVKNLAHNYSDAQVKVREATSNDPWGPSSTIMSEIADLTYNVVAFTEIMQMVWKRLNDHGKNWRHVYKALMLLEYLIKTGSEKVASQCKENIFVIQTLRDFQHIEESHDQGLNVREKAKQLVSLLKDDEKLKNERVRALKAKERLAQAQNSLSSDVEFLESPSGTPAHSTTDERGRNRMHSSVSSELENARPQTIGEEELQLQLALAMSREEADQEEARKRSDDVRLQLALSQSQEECKQPQAQASASAWPTSPSSPTPQSHMLDLLDISPEPVADAFDLNFDSANKPSQKSDPWAVSSPPPSNDPWNTSGPTLDAWQPAISNANPWSPSPSNQFLSNNDTSFDMLKNNNADPFQVQNLIDALPNSTSTTSGPSTSSNLPKSFLGENFALVNLDNLVPAKQSNQALLANYNPIAAAPVNPFAAVSPATQPKPSMNQMMQQSGQMNDPWAPVSSFPKPAPASSVPNPFLS
- the lqf gene encoding epsin-2 isoform X2 translates to METGEMAHSAPAQQVYTMGSKKADIQVNVAGIRRTVKNLAHNYSDAQVKVREATSNDPWGPSSTIMSEIADLTYNVVAFTEIMQMVWKRLNDHGKNWRHVYKALMLLEYLIKTGSEKVASQCKENIFVIQTLRDFQHIEESHDQGLNVREKAKQLVSLLKDDEKLKNERVRALKAKERLAQAQNSLSSDVAHSTTDERGRNRMHSSVSSELENARPQTIGEEELQLQLALAMSREEADQEEARKRSDDVRLQLALSQSQEECKQPQAQASASAWPTSPSSPTPQSHMLDLLDISPEPVADAFDLNFDSANKPSQKSDPWAVSSPPPSNDPWNTSGPTLDAWQPAISNANPWSPSPSNQFLSNNDTSFDMLKNNNADPFQVQNLIDALPNSTSTTSGPSTSSNLPKSFLGENFALVNLDNLVPAKQSNQALLANYNPIAAAPVNPFAAVSPATQPKPSMNQMMQQSGQMNDPWAPVSSFPKPAPASSVPNPFLS
- the lqf gene encoding epsin-2 isoform X1; this translates as METGEMAHSAPAQQVYTMGSKKADIQVNVAGIRRTVKNLAHNYSDAQVKVREATSNDPWGPSSTIMSEIADLTYNVVAFTEIMQMVWKRLNDHGKNWRHVYKALMLLEYLIKTGSEKVASQCKENIFVIQTLRDFQHIEESHDQGLNVREKAKQLVSLLKDDEKLKNERVRALKAKERLAQAQNSLSSDVEFLESPSGTPAHSTTDERGRNRMHSSVSSELENARPQTIGEEELQLQLALAMSREEADQEEARKRSDDVRLQLALSQSQEECKQPQAQASASAWPTSPSSPTPQSHMLDLLDISPEPVADAFDLNFDSANKPSQKSDPWAVSSPPPSNDPWNTSGPTLDAWQPAISNANPWSPSPSNQFLSNNDTSFDMLKNNNADPFQVQNLIDALPNSTSTTSGPSTSSNLPKSFLGENFALVNLDNLVPAKQSNQALLANYNPIAAAPVNPFAAVSPATQPKPSMNQMMQQSGQMNDPWAPVSSFPKPAPASSVPNPFLS
- the lqf gene encoding epsin-2 isoform X4, which produces METGEMAHSAPAQQVYTMGSKKADIQVNVAGIRRTVKNLAHNYSDAQVKVREATSNDPWGPSSTIMSEIADLTYNVVAFTEIMQMVWKRLNDHGKNWRHVYKALMLLEYLIKTGSEKVASQCKENIFVIQTLRDFQHIEESHDQGLNVREKAKQLVSLLKDDEKLKNERVRALKAKERLAQAQNSLSSDVEFLESPSGTPAHSTTDERELENARPQTIGEEELQLQLALAMSREEADQEEARKRSDDVRLQLALSQSQEECKQPQAQASASAWPTSPSSPTPQSHMLDLLDISPEPVADAFDLNFDSANKPSQKSDPWAVSSPPPSNDPWNTSGPTLDAWQPAISNANPWSPSPSNQFLSNNDTSFDMLKNNNADPFQVQNLIDALPNSTSTTSGPSTSSNLPKSFLGENFALVNLDNLVPAKQSNQALLANYNPIAAAPVNPFAAVSPATQPKPSMNQMMQQSGQMNDPWAPVSSFPKPAPASSVPNPFLS
- the lqf gene encoding epsin-2 isoform X6 produces the protein METGEMAHSAPAQQVYTMGSKKADIQVNVAGIRRTVKNLAHNYSDAQVKVREATSNDPWGPSSTIMSEIADLTYNVVAFTEIMQMVWKRLNDHGKNWRHVYKALMLLEYLIKTGSEKVASQCKENIFVIQTLRDFQHIEESHDQGLNVREKAKQLVSLLKDDEKLKNERVRALKAKERLAQAQNSLSSDVAHSTTDERELENARPQTIGEEELQLQLALAMSREEADQEEARKRSDDVRLQLALSQSQEECKQPQAQASASAWPTSPSSPTPQSHMLDLLDISPEPVADAFDLNFDSANKPSQKSDPWAVSSPPPSNDPWNTSGPTLDAWQPAISNANPWSPSPSNQFLSNNDTSFDMLKNNNADPFQVQNLIDALPNSTSTTSGPSTSSNLPKSFLGENFALVNLDNLVPAKQSNQALLANYNPIAAAPVNPFAAVSPATQPKPSMNQMMQQSGQMNDPWAPVSSFPKPAPASSVPNPFLS